The following are encoded together in the Neofelis nebulosa isolate mNeoNeb1 chromosome 9, mNeoNeb1.pri, whole genome shotgun sequence genome:
- the TMEM127 gene encoding transmembrane protein 127 isoform X2, whose amino-acid sequence MNPQTVLLLRVIAAFCFLGILCSLSAFLLDVFGPKHPALKITRRYAFAHILTVLQCATVIGFSYWASELILAQQQQHKKYHGSQVYVTFAVSFYLVAGAGGASILATAANLLRHYPTEEEEQALELLSEMEENEPYPAEYEVINQFQPPPAYTP is encoded by the exons ATGAATCCCCAGACAGTACTGCTCCTGCGGGTCATCGCCGCCTTCTGCTTCCTGGGCATCCTGTGTAGTCTCTCTGCGTTCCTCCTAGATGTCTTTGGGCCCAAGCATCCAGCTCTGAAGATCACCCGTCGCTATGCCTTCGCCCACATCCTTACAG TCCTGCAGTGCGCCACCGTCATCGGCTTTTCCTACTGGGCTTCTGAACTCATCCTGGCCCAGCAGCAGCAACATAAGAAGTACCATGGCTCCCAGGTCTATGTCACCTTTGCTGTTAGTTTCTACCTGGTGGCAGGAGCCGGTGGAGCCTCGATCCTGGCCACAGCAGCCAACCTCCTGCGCCACTACcccacagaggaggaggagcaggccCTAGAGCTGCTCTCCGAGATGGAGGAGAACGAGCCCTACCCAGCAGAGTATGAGGTTATCAACCAATTCCAGCCGCCCCCGGCCTACACACCCTAA